In a single window of the Deltaproteobacteria bacterium genome:
- a CDS encoding Crp/Fnr family transcriptional regulator: protein MAIAPRIATAATPAKATLRALLSQHATRLGLTASAIDTIVARSQITHWRPGQQIFAADDAHDLVNFLVGGAVKVLCQGRRGVPVLVQIARPGQFFGLASLFDRPGPRQFSAVAHVPAVVAMMSQEVMNGVVAGLPAGRALQLMAYSWRALSRLLYEKCLLLTMPLRDRLVHELEILAHDFGQPHPAGVLIDLPLTQADLAELVVGSRAKVSRCVADIRRAGKLEMTGRRLVLTRRFARQLSL from the coding sequence ATGGCCATCGCTCCCCGCATCGCGACGGCGGCCACGCCGGCGAAGGCGACGCTCCGCGCGCTGCTCAGCCAGCACGCAACCCGGCTCGGCCTCACGGCCTCCGCCATCGACACGATCGTCGCGCGCTCGCAGATCACGCACTGGCGGCCCGGCCAGCAGATCTTCGCCGCCGACGACGCGCACGACCTCGTCAACTTCCTGGTCGGCGGGGCGGTGAAGGTCCTGTGCCAGGGCCGTCGCGGCGTGCCGGTGCTCGTGCAGATCGCCCGGCCGGGCCAGTTCTTCGGCCTGGCGTCCCTCTTCGATCGCCCCGGCCCGCGGCAGTTCTCGGCGGTCGCGCACGTGCCCGCGGTGGTGGCGATGATGAGTCAGGAGGTCATGAACGGCGTCGTCGCCGGCCTCCCGGCCGGCCGCGCGCTCCAGCTCATGGCGTACAGCTGGCGGGCGCTGTCGCGGCTGCTCTACGAGAAGTGCCTGCTGCTCACCATGCCGCTGAGGGACCGGCTGGTGCACGAGCTCGAGATCCTGGCCCACGACTTCGGGCAGCCGCATCCGGCGGGCGTGCTCATCGATCTGCCCCTCACGCAGGCGGACCTCGCGGAGCTGGTGGTCGGCTCGCGCGCCAAGGTGAGCCGCTGCGTGGCGGATATCCGCCGGGCCGGCAAGCTCGAGATGACGGGTCGCCGGCTCGTCCTGACGCGCCGCTTCGCGCGCCAGCTGAGCCTGTGA